atgagggacagtgtctgacagaccaaccaacctgtGTCCTCCATGCCattgttattgtccattgtatggttattTTTACCAttgattattgttgttactgatTGTCCCGTTGACAATCTTGGTTGTTATTATTTTAATTATGTTCATATTGTAAATGTATCACTTAATCTCCAAAGTAAGCtctggcaatatgtacattgttacgtcatgccaataaagaaaatgtaattgaatatagagagatggagagagacagagttccggagagagggagagagagagttccaggaaaagacagagagagagagagagagagagagagagaggcatccagagagacaaacagccagagagcgggacagagagagagagagagaaagatcttctgcgcagattctgtcagacctgggccctgacagtaaatctcagcaagacaaaaataatggtgttccaaaaaaggtccagttgccaggaccacaaatacaaattccatctcgaCACCGTTGCCCttgagcacacaaaaaaatatacatacctcggcctcaacatcagcgccacaggtaacttccacaaagctgtgaatgagctgagagacaaggcaataaTTTTTATtgaaattttttattttatttaacctttatttgactacacaagtcagttaagaacaaattatttacaatgacggcctaggaacagtgggttaacgccagacaaggggcagaacgacagacaagaagggccttctatgccatcaaaaggaacatcaaattatacataccaattaggatccaGCTAAAAGTACttaaatcagttatagaacccattggcTTTCATGGTTGTGagatctggggtccgctcaccaaccaagaattcacaaaatgggacaaacaccaaattgagacacgACATGCAAAATTTAACAAAAATCTTCTCAGTGTACAACATAAAATACCAAATAAGGCATGCGGAGCAGAATTAGCGAtatccgctaattatcaaaatccagaaaagagacgtaaAATTCTACAACTActtaaaaggaagtgattcccaaaccttccataacaaagccatcacctgcagagagatgaacctggagaagagccccctaagcaagctggtcctgggactctattcaaaaacacaaacagaccccacagagccccactACAGCAACACAAGTAGACCCAAccaatagccttgctattgagaaaggccgcagtAGGTAGACCcatctctcaagagaagacaggctatgtgcacacagcccacaaaataaggtggaaactgagctgcacttcctaacctcctgccaattGTATGACCTTATTAAAGATACAtacttccctcagattacacaggcccacaaagaattcgaaaacaaatccaatgttgataaactcccatatctattgggtgaaataccacagtgtaaatatcacagcagcaagacttgtgacctgttgccacaagaaaagggcaaccagtgaagaacaaacaccattgtaaatacaacccatatttttgtttgtttatttcccttttgtactatttgcacatcgttacaacacggtatatagacataatatgccATTTGAAAtatctctattcctttggaacttttgtgagtgtaatatttactgttcatttgtattgttcatttcacttttgtttattatctatttcacttgctttggcaatgtaaacatgtttcccatgccaatcaagtcccttaaattgaaattgaattgagagagagagagagagggagagagagagagagagagagtgtgtgtgtgtgtgtgtgtgcgtaaccGGTTATACTACAACTCCCAGACTGCATTGCAACTCCCAACATCCACAGGCTAACGATAGCAATTAGCAAGCCCAGCCGAAGTCTAAATAGACATGCCATTCCACATTTATTTTGGATTACAATCATGCTATAATGCTCATATAATGCTGAATATATGTTCATACCATTGTCCCCAATTAACTGAATTACACTCAAAATAGTTGGAATTCAGATGCTTATCTGGATGACgacactagctagctaagttggCTAGCTAAACAAACCCATTATGATGGTTAGCTAGCTCGACTGCTACATCAGAAATAATTGTTAACAACAATAACAGCTGAGTTTAATCATAGCGAATGTCTTAAACAACAGTCCAAAACAACATATAAGCATATCAAGTTGTGGTGTGTGAATAGTTATGAATATCTAAGTGTGGTGTGTGAATAGGTATGGATATATAAGTGTGGTGTGAATAGGTGTGGATATCTAATTTGTGTGTGAATAGGTATGGATATATAAGTGTGGTGTGAACAGGTAGGATATCTCATTTGTGTGTGAATAAGAATGGATATCTAATTGTGGTGTGAATAGGTATAGATATCTAATTTGTGTGTGAATAGGTATGGATATCTAATTGTGATGTGAATAGGTATAGATATCTAAGTCGTGTGTGAATGGGGAAGGATATCTAATTTGTGTCTGAATAGGTATGAATGTGTAATTTGCAGTGTGAATAGGTATGGATATCTCATTTATGTGTGAATAGGTATGGATATGTAATTGTGGTGTGAATAGGTATGGATATGTAATTGTGGTGTGAATAGGTATGGATATATAATTTGTATGTGAATAGGTATGGATACGTAATTTGTGCATGAATAGGTATGGATATGTAATTGTGGTGTGAATAGGTATGATATCTAATTTATATGTGAATGGGTATGGCTATGTAATTTGTGGTGTGAATAGATATGGATATATAAGTGTGGTGTGAATAGGTATGGATTTCTACGTTGTATGTGAATAGGTATGGCTATGTATTTTGTGGCGTGAATAGGTATGGATATCTACTTAGTGTGTGAATAGGTATGGATATATAATTGTGGTGTGAATAGGTATGGATATCTAATTGTGGTGTGTATAGGTATGGATATATAATTTGTGTGTGAATAGGTATGGATATCTAATTTGTGCATGAATAGGTATGGATATGTAATTGTGGTGTGAATAGGTATGGATATCTAATTTATATGTGAATGGGTATGGCTATGTAATTTGTGGTGTGAATAGATATGGATAGATAAGTGTGGTGTGAATAGGTATGGATATCTAATTGTGGTGTGTATAGGTATGGATATATAATTTGTGTGTGAATAGGTATGGATATCTAATTGTGGTGTGTATAGGTATGGATATCTAATTGTGGTGTGTATAGGTATGGATATCTAATTGTGGTGTGTATAGGTATGGATATATAATTTGTGTGTGAATAGGTATGGATATCTAATTTTGGTGTGAATATGTATGGATATCTAATTTGTATGTGAGTAGATATGGCTATATAATTTGTGGTGTGTAGATATGCATATTTAAGTTGGTGTGAATAGGTTTGGATAtctaatttgtgtgtgtgcgtgtgcgtgcgtgcgtgtgtgtgtgtgtgtgtgtgtgtgtgtgtgtgtgtgtgtgtgtgtgtgtgtgtgtgtgtgtgtgtgtgtgtgtgtgtgtgtgtgtgtgtgtgtgtgtgtgtgtctgtgtgaagggaAGTAGCTTCAAGTTTAACAAGtgggagtgggagaaagagagagtgagagggggagagcgattgagagggagggaagggggagggagagtgagagggggagagagagagagaagtattgcCAGGCGTCTGTCCAGTACAGGAGGATCCTGGAAAATGAATCAAGTGATTCCCGAGGGGGAGGAGCAGTAGGCGTGGATGGTCTAAAGTTTACGGGAGGATAAGCACATTCTCAAGTAAAGTTTTTCATAGTACCAACTTTTGAATGAAAACTGGCGCACCCATGTTTTGGGGCATATTTTGTGCATACGTGACATTTATAAATGTGACCCCTAGTGGTCCTAATTCGAAATTAGACCACAAAGTGATTATATCGATTGTATAATATTAGTATATTTTGACGTTTATTAATCAAGTAAATTATTTACTGTATGTGGTTGCATAAATGAGGCTATATACTTCTCAGAGTAATATGCCTGCCCTGTATCAGAGCAGCGCGtgttgatggaaaatgttattgTTTAACATGACGTTTGATTATTTTAGAAAGAGTATATATCTCAAAAGCATATAGTATTCAGTTGAAATTGGAAACGTACTTCCCTTTGTGAATGTGGCGATTGCGCACTGTGCACACTGGTGCGCTTTTTGGGTtggaagacagacaggcagccagagagacagcgagagagatagaaagagagaggggtttcTCATACACAGACATTGCATTGCATTGATGTCTTGGATGTACTCTGATTGAGTAGCCTAGTTAAGCGTTTGGGGAAACTATAAGAAGGCAGAAGCCATGAAGAAACAACTCCACCAAATACCCTAAATACACCATCAAGGAATAATGTCGATGTATAATGGGACTGGAGAAACGGGCGGAAAGGACTATACCTATGTACGGGTTTGTGCGTCGACCATCGCCTTCATAACATTGGCATTCTTCAACATCGTCATTAACTGGACTATACTGCGCGAGGATCGACTTCGGGGCCATGCGCGCTTTGTGTTGGTTTTTCACCTGTTGGTGTCCGCTCTGGTGTACTTCGGAATGTGTTCTGTTTTCTACCTCCAGATCTACTTCGACGCCAAGCCGGTGGCATCCATATGTGTGGCCATGATAACCGTCCTAATCACCAGCGCGTCCAATATCCTTCTGACTCTCACTGCTATGTCGCTGGACCGTTATTTTGCTGTCTGCCATCCTCTGTGGTACAGTTCTGTCTGGCAATGGCCTTGGCTAGTTGGGCTACTGACATGGGGACTCGCACTGGTTATCCCCCTCACTCTGCTCTCCAAGACAGAGATGCTCGGCAGTGATACACATGTGGAATGTGGAAGGGAACAGCTGAAGAAAGGTGGCCTGGAAAAAATATTGTTGATATCTGTGTGCACGGCGCTCATTCTGTACAGTTATGTAAGGATACTGTTTGAGGGGCGACGGTTGGGAGTGATGAATCGACGCAACATGGTCGGATGCAAGACCCTCGCCCTGCACGGTACTCAACTCGCCGTATACATCCTCCCCAACTTCATGAACTTTGTGCTAACAGTTCTCCAGAAACAAGGACATATTCAGCCGGAGACCAAAGAACTGTCTGCGGTGGTTAGTTTCGCCTTCTTCAGCTTGGCGCAGTGCGTCGCACCAATCGTCTACGGGTTGCGTAAAGAGGAACTCATGGAGCAGGTGCATCGCCGATTCCCTTGTTGTTCCCGCCACCTGAAAACCgtcctgggcccggtttcccaaaatcATCTTAAGGCTAATTTCATATTAGAGCCCAAAAGCCTAGGTTCTAACGATGaatttagccttaagatgcttttgagAAACCGGGCCCTGGAGTGGACCTGGCGTGCCATAACGCCTTGTCTGCATTCCCAGTCAAGGTATGTGATCAACTATTTGTGGCTAAGATACTGTACATACCATCAAGTGTTACATACTTTATGCACACGTTATGCACACTCATTAGGTGAGCCCAGTGGCATGGAGAATGATGAATGGATACATGCTGAAAGACAATAGGTGATGACTAAATACTCAAGGATGTAGACCAGCCAGAAATGGCAGGGATTATTACCAAAaccatatatattattatatactatatattcTCTGACAAAGTTAAGTTGATAGTTGTCATTCGCTGTTTTGCTTTCTTCCTTTTCCGGACATCAGTTTTAGATCATGTGGGTTGTGAGACTACAGACAAACATCGCATGGCTTCGGACCACCTTTTATCTACTCCTACTTTTAATATGTTTCTTATTTCCCCAGTGAAAGAAGACTGACGTTCCAGACACTCATCTCACTGGAGCCCCCACAGACCCCAGTTTGAGGGGACGCCGGGAGCTTAGAAGCCACCGTTCCAGACACTCATCTCACTGGAGCCCTCACAGACCCCAGTTTGAGGGGACGCCGGGAGCTAAGAAGCCACCGTTCCAGACACTCATCTCACTGGAGCCCCCACAGACCCCAGTTTGAGGGGACGCCGGGAGCTTAGAAGCCACCGTTCCAGACACTCATCTGACTGGAGCCCTCACAGACCCCAGTTTGAGGGGACGCCGGGAGCTAAGAAGCCACCGTTCCAGACACTCATCTCACTGGAGCCCCCACAGACCCCAGTTTGAGGGGACGCCGGGAGCTAAGAAGCCACCGTTCCAGACACTCATCTCACTGGAGCCCCCACAGACCCCAGTTTGAGGGGATGCCGGGAGCTAAGAAGCCACCGTTCCCGTAACTTCACTACCCACGAGTACTTCTCCTGTGCTCCATAGACTGGGCTGAAGACGTTTTGTACCAGCCTGATACTGCCTTTTAGATGTCATTGAGACAACGGTGGATGGGGGGACATAGCAACCAGACGAAAGGTGTCGCTCTCACTATAAACATTTGAGACGAGTCTCCATTTTTTTTTGCCAATGAACATTCATACAGTACTTGGTTATCCAGCATCTGTACAAAGCTGTGAAAGTGCTTCTGTTCTACCCAGGGTGTCGTGACTTTATAGGCTTGGGGCATCACTATGGACAGACCAGCCTCAGACGACCTGTAATGCATTAACTGTACTGTGTCAGAGAGGAGTCAAGCAGGAATTTGACTTGTATTACAGTACAAGACCACCTGACCATCAGAATTGACTGGATGTGCATTGTGCAATATAGCCTACTTTGAAGGAGTTGATTCATTAATGATAATTGAAGCAGCAATGTCAGATTTTTTTGTGTGAGATAAAGTCAAGACAtcttttatttgagatgaaaagaTCCCGATTCATTCAAACAAGAGCCAGATTGAACATTGTTGCCCATCTTCATCGCCATGTGAACCTCAGTGGCAAATTCTCTGTAATAAAAGAGCTGAAACTGTGAACAGCACGTGATATGGagcagtatttgtatttattgtggatccccattagcggctgccagagcagcagcagctactcttcccgaGGTCTAAAAAAGGCTGTTTATaccatttttaaaacattacaatacattcacagatttcacaacacactgtgtgccctcaggcccgtactccaccactaccacatatctacagtactaaatccatgtgtatgaatagtgcgtatgttatcgtgtgtgtgtgtgtgtgtgtgtatgcatgtgtctgtgccaatgtttgtgtcgCTTCACAATCCCCGCTGtgccataaggtgttttttatctgtttttttaaatcatattttactgcttgtgtcagttacctgatgtggaatagagttccatgtagtcatggctctatgtagtaccgtgtgcctcccatagtctgttctggacttggggactgtgaagagaccttttgtggcatgtcttgtggggtatgcatgggtgtccgagctgtgtgccagtagtttaaacagacagctcggtgtattcaacatgtcaatacatctcataaataaaagtagtgatgaagtcgatctctcctccactttcaacCAGGAGAGCTTGACATGCAAatgattaatattagctctctgtatacatccaagggccagatgtgctgccctgttctgagccaattgcaatttgtcctttttttgtggcacctcaccacacgactgaacagtagtcaaggtgcgacaaaactagggattgtaggacctgccttgtttataatgttgttaagaaggtagagcatcgCTTTGTTATAGACAGATTTCTACctgtcttagctactactgcatcaatatgttttgaccatgacagtttacaatctagggttactacaagcagtttagtcatctcaacttgctcaatttccacattatctATTACAAGAGTAGCAGCTCTGTGGTCGAACTCGCTTCACTTCAGTTTGTGTCATACAATCCATTCTGGTTTGCAGTGCACATCCACTAATAAGGAAGGGGTTAATGTTTGTTATCTACACACAATCAGTGTTCATACATCGCTTCAACTCATTCCTGTAAATGCCTGGTTAGGTTCAGTAAAGGAGGATGTTGAAGTAAAACAAAAATTAATGTTGAGTTTAGTAGACTAGAGGGGTTGCATTTCACAAACCCAGATTACGCCTGGTTTTAATCCTGGACTATAAAGTGCTTTCAGTGAAGACTTGTCTCAACATGCTTTTTTGTTTAGGTTAAGGATTAATATGGGTTTGTGTACCTGGCCTGCCTCTCAAATGAACAGAAGTAgacttttaagaatgatggggggTACTACTAGGCTATATGGGATTGTTTTAAGGTCAAACCAAGGATAATTTTGCTATTGGATTTAGAATTTTAAAACACTGAAGTATCAAAAAAATCTATACATCATTTTCTgataaaaaatgattttgttGCCTTACCGCTATTAGCCCATGCAAACGCATTCAAAAACAGATTCacaacatggaacaacagatttatTTTTGGgactaaaggaagtttgttcttgAAGTGTCTTTCCTATATCTGAGAGAATATTCTTTTTTCAAGTATTTAAAACCCCTTATGTTTTCCACTCAACAGTCTCCATATACTTCAGATTTTTTTTTCGACGTACCGGGGGACTTTCACACAAGTCTTTGGgtatcctagagcaaaacaaccatgTACGTGTTAGTGAGTCTCACCTTTACACACTCAtaatagtgtgtagcccaaactgttacagaaaGAAGTTGTCAGATCAGCCGATTttcagatgtctcatggtctgacaaacacagctctagctctgtcaccttccaccacagaaACGGAAGTGTTACATAggtggatgtggtggattgagacgcatcaaatgcccccccaaaaaacataatCTCTCTATCTTAGATTATGGGGATTTTTTATTATGGTAATTCGACTTATGCTGGGGTGTGGACATCGACCTTAATAAGGTGAGTTCTGTTTTTCAGGTGGACATTTGATTTATTTCCTCAACACATTGTCCCCTAAACCCTATGGTGCAGTGCACTGGCCAAGCTTCGAGACAATAAGCCAGTGGGACAATGTCTGCAACATGCTGGTGTAGACAGACAGATAAGACATTTCCTTCAAAAGTTCTTGAACATTAGAGGCATCTGCAGTCCTGTGAGAACAGGCACTGGCCAAATATGTGCGTGGGGTGGGTGTGGTTTAAAGAATACTCACTATTACCTGACAATTCTCCAATGAGAGTCAGTTAAAACTATTATCTTCACTCAATAATGCATGCACATGATAGCATAACTAAATATTGCTTATGGCTAGCAATCTTTAAAAACTACATTGAAAGGAGCACTGTAGGGGTAGCAGACATTCAGAACAGGGCAAATAAGAACCATGTGTTCACAATCCTGCGAAGGCAGCAGAAACTATGTTGACCCTATTACATGACCTATTACAATTAATGGACCTGCTATTACTTTTAGCTGAGAAAACATCTGCACTTTGGTCCTTGTTAGTCACAGTAGTTGTAAAAGAATGGTATTAAGACCACATTTTTCTTAATCAAGTCACAAAGTGCTACTGAACAGCATTTTTTAATACGTTTCTAAGGCAAATATTTCAAAACCTAATATTAAATGTTtcttgtatgtactgtatgaattAATATGGACTGAAACTAAGCAGGACTAACCAATCATACAAAATATGATGAAGGTGCACGCATAGttccatcagaaagtattcacattccttgacttttccacattttgttgttttacatcctgaatttaaaatggattaaattgagattttgtgtcactggcctacacacaataccccataatgtcagagtggaattatgtttagacatttttaccaattataattcaaaatgaaaaactgaaatggCTCGAGTCGACAAGTATTCAACCACTGTTATGGCAaggctaaataagttcaggagtcaaAATGTGCTTAATAAGTCAGATACTAAGTGGCATGGACtcgctctgtgtgcaataatggtgtttaacatgatttgttaatgactacctcatctctgtaccccacacgtacagataattgtaaggtcccacagtcgagcagtgaatttcaaacgcaGATTCAACCTCAAATACCATGGaggtttccaatgcctcgcaaagtagggcacctattggtaggtgggtaaaaaaaagaaaaaaaacattaaaatagccctttgagcatggtgaagttattcattactctttggatggtgtatcaatatagccagtcactacaaagatacaggtgtccttcctaacttagttgccggagaggaaggaaactgctcagggatttcaccaggaGGCCAGTGGTGACTTTCAAACAGTTACAcattttaatggctgtgatggtagaaaactgagaatggatcaacaacattgtagttactccataatactaacctaaatgacagagtgagaagaaggaagcctgtacagaacaaCAAATATTCCAGGacatgtttgcaataaggcactaaagtaaaagtgcaagaaatgtggcaaagaaattcactttatgtcctgaatacaaaatgtcatgtgtggggcaaatccaacatcaCTGAacaccactcttcatattttcaagcatggtggtggctgcatcatgttatgggtatgcttgtcatctgcaaggactagggagtttttaggATGAAAAAAAAACACTGAAAAGAGCTAAGCCTAGACAAAATCCTGGGGGCaaacctagttcagtctgctctccaacagacactgggagacacatttacctttcagcagaacaataacctaaaacccaaggccaaatatacactggagtttcttaccaagacggcattgaatgttcccgagtggcagATTACAGCTtcac
The genomic region above belongs to Oncorhynchus kisutch isolate 150728-3 linkage group LG16, Okis_V2, whole genome shotgun sequence and contains:
- the LOC109906840 gene encoding odorant receptor 131-2-like; translation: MSMYNGTGETGGKDYTYVRVCASTIAFITLAFFNIVINWTILREDRLRGHARFVLVFHLLVSALVYFGMCSVFYLQIYFDAKPVASICVAMITVLITSASNILLTLTAMSLDRYFAVCHPLWYSSVWQWPWLVGLLTWGLALVIPLTLLSKTEMLGSDTHVECGREQLKKGGLEKILLISVCTALILYSYVRILFEGRRLGVMNRRNMVGCKTLALHGTQLAVYILPNFMNFVLTVLQKQGHIQPETKELSAVVSFAFFSLAQCVAPIVYGLRKEELMEQVHRRFPCCSRHLKTVLGPVSQNHLKANFILEPKSLGSNDEFSLKMLLRNRALEWTWRAITPCLHSQSSERRLTFQTLISLEPPQTPV